The following DNA comes from Caulobacter mirabilis.
GCGTGGCCGACATGGCCAGCAGGTGGGCGCTCTCGCCCTTGGCCTGCAGTCGCTTGCGCTCGTTGACCCCGAAACGGTGCTGCTCGTCGATGACGGTCAGGCCGAGGTCGCGGAACTTCACGTCGTCCTGGAACAGGGCGTGGGTGCCGACGGCGACCTGGGCGGTTCCGTCCATCAGCGCCATCAGCTTTTCGGCCCGCACCCCGCCCTTGTCGCGGCCGGTGAGCAGGATCACCCGCACCCCCTGAGCCTCGAGCGGGGCGGCGACGGTCTCGAAATGCTGTCGGGCCAGGATCTCGGTCGGCGCCATCAGGGCCGACTGCATCCTCGCGTCGGCTGCGTCCGCCATCGCCAGCATGGCGACGATGGTCTTGCCGGCGCCGACGTCGCCGTGCAGCAGCCGGCTCATCCGCTCGCCCGACTGCATGTCGCCGCGCACCTCGCTGAGCGCGCGGATCTGGGCGCCGGTCAATTTCCAGGGCAGGGCGGCCTCGATGCGGCCGGCCATCTCGCCCGCCGGCACGATCGCGCCCGGATGGGAGCGCCGCGCCGCCTTGCGCTGGGCGAGGGCCAGCTGATGGGCCAGCAGTTCGTCGAAGGCCAGCCGCCGCCGATGGGGCGAGGCCGGCGACAGGTCGGCCTCGGTCCTGGGGTTGTGGTAGAGCTCCAGCGCCTCGCGCCAGCCGACGAACCCCTCGCGCTTCCGCCAGGCGGGATCCTGCCATTCCACCAGTTCCGGCGCACGGCTCAGGGCCTCCAGCGCCAGCTTGCGGACGTTGCGCGCCGCCAGCCCGGCGGTGGCGGGGTAGACGGCCTCTTCCTCGGGAATCTCGGCCGCCCGTTCGACGGGCAGGATGTAGTCGGGGTGGGCCATCTGGATCTCGGAGCCGCGCCGCTCGACCTTGCCGCTGACCACGCGTTTTTCGCCGACGGGGAGGGCGCGGGTCAGATGGTCGCCGTGACCCTTGAACCAGATCAGTGTGAGGAAGGCCGTGCCGTCGAAGGTCTTCACCTTCCAGGGCTGTTCGCGGCGCATCGGGCGGGTGTGCTGGACCACCTCTACGATCAGGGTCTGGACCTGGCCGTCGACCACGCGGTCGGCGGTGGTCGGGGTGCGGTGGATCAGCGACTGCGGCCCCAGGAACAGCACGTCGCGCACCAGCGGCCCGGCGACCCGCTCGACGAGGGGCTCGACCTTCGGCCCGACGCCCTTGAGCGTCGAGATCGGGGCGAACAGCGGGAACAGAATCTCCGGGCGCATGGCGGGAGTGTAGCGCGAGCGCCGTGCGTCCTTCGAGACGCGATCCTGAGGGATCGCTCCTCAGGATGACGAAGTCAGCTAGGCCTACCCACATTCGTCATGGTGAGGAGCGAGCTTTGGGCGACCCCGGACTTGATCCGGGGCTCGAACCACGCAAAGCCTCACCCCGCACTGGCGCCCAGCTGCGCACCGCTCTATATCCGCCCACCTGCATGGACGACGTACGCCTCAAGAAGATCAGGCTTCGCGCCTGGCGCCGTGGTTTCCGGGAAGCGGACCTCCTTCTGGGGCCGTTTGCGGACTTCTATTGTCCCAAGTTCACGACCGGGCAGCTCGACCTGCTCGAAGCGCTGATGGATGAGGCCGACCAGGACATCTACGAGTGGTTCCTGGGCCGCACGCCGACGCCGCCGCAGTTCGACAACGAGATCATGGCGCTGCTGAAGGCCTTCGATCCCTCGACCGGGGCGCCGCGTCTTGGCGCGTGAGGGGGCGCGTGAGGGCGCGCGTGACGGCGAGGGTCCCAGCGCCGCGGAACTGAAGAAGGTCGCCCGCGACGAGGGTCGCCTGGACCTGACCGGCGCGCCGGAAGGCTTCGACGCCCTGGTCATGGCCGACATCGCCCGCGCCCGCGGCGGCCTGTCGGTGTTCGTCGCCCGCGACGGGACCCGCTCCAGCGCCTTCGAGGGCGCGATGGGCTTCTTCGCCCCCGAGGTGGAGATCCTGCAGTTCCCGTCGTGGGACTGCCTGCCGTACGACCGCGTCGGACCGTCGGCCGCCGTCGCCGCCCAGCGGATGGCGACCCTGACCCGCCTGGCCCGGGGCCTGGACCCGAAGAAACCCGCCATCCTGGTCACCGCCGCGCCGGCGGTGCTCCAGCGCGTTCCGCCGCGCGAGGTCGTGGCCCGCGCCGGCTATTCGACCAGGCCCGGCGCGGAGGTGCTGATCGCCGACCTTGAGCGCTATTTCGCGGTCAATGGCTACGTCCGCGCCTCCACCGTGTCGGAACGCGGCGAGTTCGCCATCCGCGGCGGGGTCATCGACGTCTTCCCGCCGACCGCCGAGGAGCCGGTGCGCCTGGACCTGTTCGGCGACACCCTGGAGAGCATCCGCGGCTTCGACCCGGAGACCCAGCGCTCGACCCGCCAGCTCAAGGCGCTGGACCTGCTGCCGGTCAGCGAAGCCCTGGTCGACGCCGACACCATCAGCCGGTTCCGCAGGGGTTACGTCGGCCAGTTCGGCGCGCCCGGCGAGGACGCCCTCTACGCCGCGGTCAGCGAAGGCGGCCGCCGCGCGGGCATGGAGCACTGGCTGCCGCTCTTCTATGAGCGGATGGAGACGCTATTCGACTATCTGCCGGACGGCGCTCTGGTCGGGGTCGACCATCTGGTCGCCGAGGCCGAGCGCGAACGCCTGGACATGATCGCCGACGCCTATGACGCCCGCGCCAGCGCCGACCGCAAGTCGGCCTATCGTCCGCTGGCGCCCGAAGGCCTGTACCTGACGGCCGAGGAACTGGCGCTGCGCTTCGCCGAGCGCGCCAACCGCTGGTTCACGCCGTTCCAGCAGGAAGGCCCGACCGTCGTCGACATGGGCGCCAAGCTGGGCCGCACCTTCGCCGCCGAGCGCGCCCAGGACAGCGTCAACCTGTTCCAGGCCACCGCCGAACACGCCAAGGCCAAGACGGCCGAGGGCAAGCGCGTCCTGTTCGCCTCCTGGACCGAGGGCTCGTCGGAGCGCCTGGGGACCATGCTGGGCGATCACGGCCTCAGCCGCGTGCCGTTCGCCGCCTACTGGCAGGCGGCCAAGGCCAATGACCCGAAGACGCCGCAGCGTGTGGTCCTGCCGCTGGAAGCCGGCTTCGAGACCGACAACCTGGCGGTCATCTCCGAGACCGACATCCTTGGCGACCGCCTGGCCCGCCCGCGCAAGAAGCGCCGCGCCGCCAACTTCCTGGCCGAGGCCAGCGCCCTGACGCCCGGCGACCTGGTCGTGCACATCGACCACGGCATCGGCCGCTACGAGGGGCTCAAGACCCTCGAGGTCCAGCAGGCGCCGCACGACTGCCTGGAGCTGCACTACGCCGGCGACAGCAAGCTCTACCTGCCGGTCGAGAACATCGACCTGCTGACCCGCTACGGCGCCGACGGCGAGAGCGTGCAGCTGGACAAGCTGGGCGGCGCCGGCTGGCAGAGCCGCAAGGCCAAGGCCAAGGAACGCCTGCGCCAGATGGCGGAGGGGCTGATCCAGATCGCCGCCGCCCGCCAGCTGAAGTCGGTCGAGGAGACCGATCCGCCGTCCGGCCTGTTCGACGAGTTCTGCGCCCGCTTCCCCTACGAGGAGACGGACGACCAGCTGAGCGCCATCCACGACGTGCTGGAAGATCTGGGCTCGGGCAAGCCGATGGATCGCCTGATCTGCGGCGACGTCGGCTTCGGCAAGACCGAGGTCGCCCTGCGCGCGGCCTTCATCATGGCGATGAGCGGCAAGCAGGTCGCCATCGTCTGCCCGACGACCCTGCTGGCCCGCCAGCACTTCAAGACCTTCAGCGACCGCTTCCAGGGCTGGCCGATCAAGGTCCGCCGCCTGTCGCGTCTGGTGCCGGCCAAGGAGGCCGCCGAGACCCGCGAGGGGCTGGCCAACGGCGAGGTCGAGATCATCGTCGGCACCCACGCCGTGCTCAGCAAGCAGGTCAGTTTCAAGGACCTGGGCCTGGTCATCGTCGACGAGGAGCAGCACTTCGGCGTCAAGCACAAGGAGAAGCTCAAGGAGCTTCGCGCCGACGTGCATATGCTGACCCTGACCGCGACCCCGATCCCGCGGACCCTGCAGATGTCGCTGAGCGGCATCCGCGAGATGTCGATCATCGCCACGCCGCCGGTCGATCGCTTGGCGGTGCGGACCTACATCACGCCCTGGGATCCGGTGACCCTTCGCGAGGCGCTGCTGCGCGAGAAGTACCGCGGCGGCCAGACCTATTTCGTGGTGCCGCGCATCAAGGATCTGACCGACATCGAGCAGTTCCTGCGCGTCCAGGTCCCCGAGGTGAAGTACGTCGTCGGCCACGGTCAGATGGCCCCGACCCAGCTCGAGGAGGTGATGACCGCCTTCTACGAGGGGCAGTACGATGTGCTGCTCGCCACGACGATCGTGGAGAGCGGGCTCGATATCCCGTCGGCCAACACCCTGATCGTCCACCGGGCGGACATGTTCGGCCTGGCGCAGCTGTACCAGATCCGCGGCCGCGTCGGCCGGTCCAAAGCCCGCGCCTACGCCTACCTGACCACGCCGGCCGAGCGGCAGCTGACCCTGTCGGCCGAGAAGCGGCTGAAGGTGCTGCAGTCGCTCGACAGCCTGGGCGCCGGTTTCCAGCTGGCCAGCCACGATCTCGACATCCGGGGGGGCGGCAACCTGCTCGGCGACGAGCAGAGCGGCCACATCAAGGAGATCGGCGTCGAGCTGTACCAGCAGATGCTGGAGGACGCCGTCGCCGAGCTGCGCCAGCGCCAGGGCGCCGAGGCCCTGCTGGCCGACCGCGGCTGGTCGCCCCAGATCAACACCGGCGCCGCCGTGATGATCCCGGACGAGTATGTGCCGGACCTGAACGTGCGCCTGGCCCTCTATCGCCGCCTGTCCGAGGCCGAGAAGGCGCAGGACCGCGAGGCCCTGGCCGCCGAGATGATCGACCGCTTCGGCCCGCTGCCGCCCGAGACCGGCAGCCTGCTCAAGGTCGTCGGGATCAAGGGCCTGTGCCGCGAGACCAACGTGGCCAAGATCGACGTTGGACCCAAGGGCGCGGTGCTGTCGTTCCGCAACGACGAGTTCGCCAACCCCGGCGCCCTGATCGGCTTCATCGCCCGCAACCAGATCCTCTGGAAGATCCGCCCGGACCAGAAGGTGGTGGTGAAGGGCGAGTGGGACACGCCGGCCCAACGTCTCGACGCCGCCGAGAAGATCCTGACCCAACTGGCCGCCCTGGCGAAGGGCTGATAGCGTTCCCTCCGACGGGCGGGGGAAAGCATGCGCCGGACGAATGTGATGCTGGCCGCGGCGCTCGCCGCCTGGCCGATGATCGCGGCGGCGGCGGGGGAGCCGCTGGTCGGCCCGCTTCGGGTCGGAATGCCGTTCGCCGAGGTCAAGGCGACGGCGCCGGACGCCGGCTGGGTCGAGACGGCGTCTCAATACTCGGGCAAGCCGATCGAGCTGAGAGCGGCGGAAGCGATCCCGCTGGCCGGCCGGCTCTACGACCTGACGATCACGCCCGGCGCCTACGACGCCTACGAGGTCCGGCTGGAGCATGAGGCCCCGATCGCGGCGGCGCGGGACTGCGCGCCGATCGTGAAGGCGCTCGCGGCCGAGCTGGAAGGACGGTTCGGCCCCTTCGTCCCGGCGTCGACCCTCAAGGAGTCGCCGGACTGGGCCTACGTCGTTCCGGGCGGCCGGCTGGTGAACCCGGAGATCTCGCAGCGCCGCCCCACGGTCGTGTCGCTGGGACCGGCGAAGACCGACGGCGGGTCGCGCCTCGACCACGGGCGTGCGTCAGTGTCTGCGGACTTCCGGTACTGGATCGGCCGCCGGCCGCCGCGAGACAACCTGGCGGTTTCGGTCGGCGCCGAGACCGACTGGCGGGGCGGGGCGCCGATCTGCCGGACCGGCGTGGTCTTCGACTACCGGCCGCCGCGCCCCGAGCGCGATACGATCGCTTTCGAGACGCTGCAGCCTGTCCGGCGCCCGACCATTTCCGCTCGGAACCGGGCGGTCGAGCCGCTGGGCGACCTGCCGCCGGAGGGCGTGGTCATCCGGCTCGACTGTTCGCTGGCCCGGCGGCAAGGGCTGCTGGAGGGCTGCGCGCCGCCCCCGGAAACGCCGGAGGCCAGGGGCGTTGCGGCGCGGAACGTCGCTCGCGGCTACCGGTTCGACGTCAAGGCGCTCGACCCGGACAACGACGTGCCGTTGCGGATCGAGGTCCCGATCACCCTGTCGCCGTCCGATCGCCGCGAGGTGACGCCGCCCGAAGGCCTCGTCCCGCTGACCGCGGCCGAGGCGCCGCTGAGCAGCATCGGGGACATGGGGCGCTACTATCCCAGCAAGGCGCTGGCCCAGGCGGTCGAAGGCAGGGTGCTGGTGGTCTGCCAGATCCAGTCCGACCAGTCGCTGATCTGTCCGTCGGAAACGGTCGAATCGAGCGCTCCGGAGCTGTTCGCCGGCATCTCCCGCCGGGTGGAGGAACTCTACCGCGCCCGGTCGACCCTCACGAGCGGGGAGCTGAGCGCCGGGCGTTGGGTCAAGGTCGCCGTATCCTTCCGGATGGCCGGCTAGGGCGCGGTGCTGGGCGGCGATCGCTTCGGCGGAGGCCGGATGGGGCGGCCGGCGCGGCCTCAGGTCGTCGGCCTGTCGGGCTTCCAACAGGCGCCCAAGGCCTGCTGAGTCTCGCTCCACCACTTCGCCATGGGCGTGTCGGCGCTGCCGCTGATTTCCAGATCGACCAACGCCTCGTCGGCTCCAGCCCGCGCCCCATGGGCCCAGAGGGTGAGGCGCAGGCCGGCCGGGAGCAGCCGCGGGGTCTCGGGGACCTCGCGGCCGAGGTCCGGGATATCCACGCGCGCGTCGGGGAGCTGCTCCATCGCCGTCAACGTGGGGACCAGGGCCTGGCAGGTCCGGGAGTCGGCCCAGCGTTCGGTCGTCGACAGGGCCAGCCCGCCGGTCTGACGGCGCGCCACGAAGTGCGCCGTCAGCGCCGGCCGCTTTCCGGTCCAGATGACGTAGAAGGTGTTGACCGACCAACTCTTGTCGAACCCGACGATCTCGCTGAGCTGCGCGACCGGCAGATAACCTTGAAAGTCGGCTTCGCGGGCCTGGGCGACCGTCGCCTGGAAGTCGGGTTCGGCGGCGGCGGCCCCGAACGCAGCGCCCGCGAGCGGCGCGAGCAGGACGAGGGCGGCGAGGCGAGGGCGTGTCAGCATGGAGACGAGGCTGCCAGTCGCTCGCCGATCCCGCAACCGGCGGCGCCAACCGCTTGCAATTCCCGCGCTTTCCGCCTATTTCCGCGCCCATCACGCACGCGGGCGTTCGGTCGCTGTGGGGAGACATCCCGCACGATCCGTTCCGGTCCCTGGATTTCCCAAAAGGATTTCAGGGGTTTGCCCGCGGAGGCGCCAACCGGAAGAAGGATAAACGAAGAGATGGCTCTTCCCGAATTCTCCATGCGTCAGCTGCTCGAAGCCGGCGCCCACTTCGGCCACCAGACCCACCGCTGGAACCCGAAGATGGACCGCTACATCTTCGGCTCGCGGTCGAACATCCACATCATCGACCTGTCGCAGTCGATCCCGCTGCTGCACCAGGCCCTGGTCAAGGTCCGTGAAGTCGCCGCCGCCGGCGGCCGCGTCCTGTTCGTCGGCACCAAGCGCCAGGCGTCGGACCCGATCGCCACGGCCGCCAAGCGCTGCGCCCAGTACTACGTCAACCACCGCTGGCTCGGCGGCACCCTGACCAACTGGCGCACCATCTCGGGCTCGATCGCCCGCCTGCGCGAGCTGGAAGGCATCCTGGACGGCGACGGCGCCGGCGCCCGCTCCAAGAAGGAGCTGCTGATGCTGAACCGCGAGCGCGACAAGCTCGAGCTCAGCCTGGGCGGCATCAAGAACATGGGCGGCATCCCCGACTTGATGTTCGTGATCGACACCAACAAGGAAGCGATCGCGATCCAGGAAGCCCGCAAGCTGAACATCCCGGTCATCGCGATCCTGGACACCAACTGCGATCCGGACGGCATCACCTTCCCGATCCCGGGCAACGATGACGCCGCCCGCGCCATCCAGCTGTACGTCGACCTGATCGCCGACTCGGTGCTGGACGGCATGGCCGCCGGCACGGTCGCTTCGGGCGTCGATATCGGGGCCAGCGTGGCCCCGGTCGAGCCGACGCTGGCCAAGGAGTTCGCCCCCGAGACGCCCGAGGCCGCTCCGGTCGAGGCCGTCGAGGCCACGGAAGCCGCGCTGGACGCGGTTCCCGAGGAACCGGCCGCCAGCTGATGCGCCGCCCGCTGCGAGGCGGGCGTCAGCTTCACGAACCTTTCGCAGCCCGGTCGTAAGGCCGGGCCGCACCCTTATTTGAAGTCCCTATCAGGAGGACACGATATGGCGGAGATCACCGCTGCGCTGGTCAAGGACCTGCGCGAGAAGACCGGCGCCGGCATGATGGACTGCAAGAAGGCGCTGACCGAGAACAACGGCGACTTCGAAGCGGCCACCGACTGGCTGCGCACCAAGGGCCTGAGCCAGGCCGGCAAGAAGGCCGACCGCGTCGCCGCCGAAGGCGTCGTGGCCGTCGCCCTGCGCAAGGACGGCAAGGGCATGACCGGCGCGGCCATCGAGCTGAACGCCGAGACCGACTTCGTCGGTCGCAACGAGACCTTCCAGGGCGTCGCCCGTCAGGCCGCCCAGGTCGCGCTCGACGTCGGCGACGACGTCGAGGCCGTCCGCTCGGCCAAAACCGCCGGCGGCGAAGACGTTCAGGCCCTGGTCACCAACCTGATCGCCACCATCGGCGAGAACATGGCCGTGCGTCGCTCGGCCAAGCTCTCGGTCGCCGAAGGCTCGATCTCGGCCTACGTGCACAACTCGGTCGGTCCGGAACTCGGCAAGCTCGGCGTGCTCGTCGCGCTGGAAGGCGCCGGCGACCAGGCCGCGATGCAGGAGCTGGGCCGCAAGATCGCGATGCACGTCGCCGCGACCAACCCGCTGTCGCTGTCCGCCGAGGACCTCGACCCGGCGGCGATCGAGCGCGAGCGCGCCGTTCTCATCGAGAAGGCCAAGGAACAAGGCCGTCCGGACAACATGATCGAGAAGATCGTGGAAGGTCAGATCTCGAAGTTCCAGCGCGAAGTCGTGCTGCTCGAGCAGCCGTTCGTCATGAACCCGGACCAGACGGTCAAGGCGCTGATCGCCGAGACCGGCAAGGCGCTGGGCGCGGACATCAAGATGACCGGCTTCGTGCGTCTCGCCCTGGGCGAAGGCGTCGAGAAGAAGGAAAACGACTTCGCCGCCGAAGTCGCTTCGATGACCGGCGGGAACTAAGCTCCTTCCGGACCTTTGTTGAGGGCGCGCACGGCTCACGCTGTGCGCGCCCTTGCTCTATGTTGAACGCCCAAACCGACTCGCGAGCCCGCAAATCCCCATGACCGCCATGCGCTACAAGAGAATCCTCCTGAAGGTGTCCGGCGAGGTGCTGATGGGCGACACGCCCTTCGGCATCGACATGAACACGGTCGCGGCGGTGGCGGGGGACGTGAAGCAGATCGCCGAGGCGGGCGTCGAGCTTTGCCTGGTGATCGGCGGCGGCAACATCTTCCGCGGCCTGGCCGGGGCGGCCAAGGGCATGGACCGGGCCAACGCCGACTATATGGGCATGCTGGCCACGGTGATGAACGCCCTGGCCATGCAGGACGCTCTGGAGCACATCGGCGTCTCGACGCGCGTACAGTCCGCCATCCCGATGCCGACCGTCTGCGAGCCGCTGATCCGTCGCCGCGCCGAGCGGCACCTGGAAAAGGGCCGGGTGGTGATCTTCGCCGCCGGCACCGGCAATCCCTATTTCACCACCGACAGCGGCGCGGCGCTGCGCGCGGCCGAGATGAACTGCGACGCCCTGTTCAAGGGCACCAGCGTGGACGGCGTCTACACCGCCGACCCGAAGAAGGATCCGGCCGCCAAGCGGTTCGATCGCCTGACCTACCACGACGTTCTGGCCAAGGACCTGAAGGTCATGGACGCCTCCGCCATCAGCCTGATGCGCGAGAACGGCATCCCGATCGTCGTCTTCTCCATCCGCGAACGCGGCAATCTGATGAAGGTGCTTCAGGGCGAGGGGGTCCATACCGTCATCGCCGAGGCTGCATAGAAAGAAGAGGGAGCCTGCACATGGCCTCGACTGAAAAGCCGGTGCTGAACAACTACAAGGGGCGGATGGACAAGGCCGTCGCCGCTCTGAAGGACGAGTTCGGGTCGCTGCGCACCGGGCGCGCGTCCGCCAGCCTGCTGGACCAGGTGATGGTCGAGGCCTACGGCGCGACGACCCCGCTGAACCAGGTCGGTTCGGTCAGCGTGCCGGAGCCGCGCTCGCTGAGCGTCAGCGTCTGGGACCGCGGCC
Coding sequences within:
- the recG gene encoding ATP-dependent DNA helicase RecG, yielding MRPEILFPLFAPISTLKGVGPKVEPLVERVAGPLVRDVLFLGPQSLIHRTPTTADRVVDGQVQTLIVEVVQHTRPMRREQPWKVKTFDGTAFLTLIWFKGHGDHLTRALPVGEKRVVSGKVERRGSEIQMAHPDYILPVERAAEIPEEEAVYPATAGLAARNVRKLALEALSRAPELVEWQDPAWRKREGFVGWREALELYHNPRTEADLSPASPHRRRLAFDELLAHQLALAQRKAARRSHPGAIVPAGEMAGRIEAALPWKLTGAQIRALSEVRGDMQSGERMSRLLHGDVGAGKTIVAMLAMADAADARMQSALMAPTEILARQHFETVAAPLEAQGVRVILLTGRDKGGVRAEKLMALMDGTAQVAVGTHALFQDDVKFRDLGLTVIDEQHRFGVNERKRLQAKGESAHLLAMSATPIPRTLELTVFGDLDVSRLDEKPPGRTPVATRAVPSPRMGEIVERLKQAVKDGAQAFWICPMVTESETVDLAAAEKRAETLRKVMGAPVGLVHGQMPAAEKDAVMAEFAEGRLPLLVATTVVEVGVNVPNATIMVIEQAERFGLAQLHQLRGRVGRGRRESACVLLYDPPLSDTAQQRLDILRKTDDGFLIAEKDLELRGGGDPLGLKQSGFPAYRLADPAAHRELIAAAADDARLILARDPDLSSPRGQAVRVLQELFDWKPAGLTDAG
- a CDS encoding succinate dehydrogenase assembly factor 2 — translated: MGDPGLDPGLEPRKASPRTGAQLRTALYPPTCMDDVRLKKIRLRAWRRGFREADLLLGPFADFYCPKFTTGQLDLLEALMDEADQDIYEWFLGRTPTPPQFDNEIMALLKAFDPSTGAPRLGA
- the mfd gene encoding transcription-repair coupling factor; its protein translation is MKKVARDEGRLDLTGAPEGFDALVMADIARARGGLSVFVARDGTRSSAFEGAMGFFAPEVEILQFPSWDCLPYDRVGPSAAVAAQRMATLTRLARGLDPKKPAILVTAAPAVLQRVPPREVVARAGYSTRPGAEVLIADLERYFAVNGYVRASTVSERGEFAIRGGVIDVFPPTAEEPVRLDLFGDTLESIRGFDPETQRSTRQLKALDLLPVSEALVDADTISRFRRGYVGQFGAPGEDALYAAVSEGGRRAGMEHWLPLFYERMETLFDYLPDGALVGVDHLVAEAERERLDMIADAYDARASADRKSAYRPLAPEGLYLTAEELALRFAERANRWFTPFQQEGPTVVDMGAKLGRTFAAERAQDSVNLFQATAEHAKAKTAEGKRVLFASWTEGSSERLGTMLGDHGLSRVPFAAYWQAAKANDPKTPQRVVLPLEAGFETDNLAVISETDILGDRLARPRKKRRAANFLAEASALTPGDLVVHIDHGIGRYEGLKTLEVQQAPHDCLELHYAGDSKLYLPVENIDLLTRYGADGESVQLDKLGGAGWQSRKAKAKERLRQMAEGLIQIAAARQLKSVEETDPPSGLFDEFCARFPYEETDDQLSAIHDVLEDLGSGKPMDRLICGDVGFGKTEVALRAAFIMAMSGKQVAIVCPTTLLARQHFKTFSDRFQGWPIKVRRLSRLVPAKEAAETREGLANGEVEIIVGTHAVLSKQVSFKDLGLVIVDEEQHFGVKHKEKLKELRADVHMLTLTATPIPRTLQMSLSGIREMSIIATPPVDRLAVRTYITPWDPVTLREALLREKYRGGQTYFVVPRIKDLTDIEQFLRVQVPEVKYVVGHGQMAPTQLEEVMTAFYEGQYDVLLATTIVESGLDIPSANTLIVHRADMFGLAQLYQIRGRVGRSKARAYAYLTTPAERQLTLSAEKRLKVLQSLDSLGAGFQLASHDLDIRGGGNLLGDEQSGHIKEIGVELYQQMLEDAVAELRQRQGAEALLADRGWSPQINTGAAVMIPDEYVPDLNVRLALYRRLSEAEKAQDREALAAEMIDRFGPLPPETGSLLKVVGIKGLCRETNVAKIDVGPKGAVLSFRNDEFANPGALIGFIARNQILWKIRPDQKVVVKGEWDTPAQRLDAAEKILTQLAALAKG
- the rpsB gene encoding 30S ribosomal protein S2; protein product: MALPEFSMRQLLEAGAHFGHQTHRWNPKMDRYIFGSRSNIHIIDLSQSIPLLHQALVKVREVAAAGGRVLFVGTKRQASDPIATAAKRCAQYYVNHRWLGGTLTNWRTISGSIARLRELEGILDGDGAGARSKKELLMLNRERDKLELSLGGIKNMGGIPDLMFVIDTNKEAIAIQEARKLNIPVIAILDTNCDPDGITFPIPGNDDAARAIQLYVDLIADSVLDGMAAGTVASGVDIGASVAPVEPTLAKEFAPETPEAAPVEAVEATEAALDAVPEEPAAS
- the tsf gene encoding translation elongation factor Ts; this encodes MAEITAALVKDLREKTGAGMMDCKKALTENNGDFEAATDWLRTKGLSQAGKKADRVAAEGVVAVALRKDGKGMTGAAIELNAETDFVGRNETFQGVARQAAQVALDVGDDVEAVRSAKTAGGEDVQALVTNLIATIGENMAVRRSAKLSVAEGSISAYVHNSVGPELGKLGVLVALEGAGDQAAMQELGRKIAMHVAATNPLSLSAEDLDPAAIERERAVLIEKAKEQGRPDNMIEKIVEGQISKFQREVVLLEQPFVMNPDQTVKALIAETGKALGADIKMTGFVRLALGEGVEKKENDFAAEVASMTGGN
- the pyrH gene encoding UMP kinase: MTAMRYKRILLKVSGEVLMGDTPFGIDMNTVAAVAGDVKQIAEAGVELCLVIGGGNIFRGLAGAAKGMDRANADYMGMLATVMNALAMQDALEHIGVSTRVQSAIPMPTVCEPLIRRRAERHLEKGRVVIFAAGTGNPYFTTDSGAALRAAEMNCDALFKGTSVDGVYTADPKKDPAAKRFDRLTYHDVLAKDLKVMDASAISLMRENGIPIVVFSIRERGNLMKVLQGEGVHTVIAEAA